A genomic window from Arthrobacter sp. FW305-BF8 includes:
- a CDS encoding lipid II:glycine glycyltransferase FemX, with product MEYFLQTKAWEDFQKSLGRRVHRQSGPGWSFLAIEEKNPAGKVLYAPYGPVAGSVEAFDAALAALRGLAASCGAVFIRIEPVSAGLDPSSAPDALRSRGLQPAPVNQQPELSWIVDLDRDFKEVLAEMKPVNRNLYRNIHKKGVTFRSTQDPEDIRVLLNFLHMTARRNGFKPQSDEYLTQVAESLMPAGAATLFIADLHGGPVAAALAYDSADTRTYAHAAMDDTHRKLSAGIPLLVTLMADAQEKGLKHVDLWGVAPAGEPDHKWAGFTAFKKSFGGREIAYPGTWDLPVNRPRYAAYQVARKLRDGIKALIKRPTR from the coding sequence GTGGAGTACTTCCTGCAAACGAAGGCCTGGGAGGATTTCCAGAAGTCGCTGGGACGCCGCGTGCACCGGCAATCCGGTCCCGGCTGGAGCTTCCTGGCCATCGAGGAAAAGAACCCCGCGGGCAAGGTCCTGTACGCGCCTTACGGCCCGGTGGCCGGGTCGGTCGAGGCGTTCGACGCCGCGCTGGCGGCGCTCCGGGGCCTGGCGGCGTCCTGCGGCGCCGTCTTCATCCGGATCGAGCCGGTTTCTGCCGGCCTGGACCCTTCGAGTGCGCCGGATGCCCTGCGGAGCCGGGGCCTGCAGCCTGCCCCGGTGAACCAGCAGCCCGAACTCAGCTGGATCGTGGACCTGGACCGGGACTTCAAGGAGGTCCTGGCGGAGATGAAGCCGGTCAACCGCAACCTGTACCGGAACATCCACAAGAAGGGCGTGACGTTCCGCTCCACGCAGGACCCTGAAGACATCCGCGTGCTCCTGAACTTCCTCCATATGACGGCGCGGCGGAACGGCTTCAAACCGCAGAGCGACGAGTACCTGACGCAGGTGGCCGAGTCCCTCATGCCCGCTGGCGCCGCGACGCTGTTCATCGCCGACCTGCACGGCGGTCCGGTGGCGGCAGCGCTGGCCTACGATTCGGCGGACACCCGGACGTACGCCCACGCGGCCATGGATGACACCCACCGCAAGCTCAGCGCAGGCATCCCCCTCCTGGTGACGCTCATGGCCGATGCCCAGGAGAAGGGCCTGAAGCACGTGGACCTGTGGGGCGTGGCCCCGGCCGGGGAGCCTGACCACAAGTGGGCAGGGTTCACCGCATTCAAGAAGTCGTTCGGCGGGCGCGAGATCGCCTACCCCGGAACCTGGGACCTGCCCGTCAACCGGCCCCGCTACGCGGCCTACCAGGTGGCGCGTAAGCTCCGCGACGGCATCAAGGCCCTCATCAAGCGCCCCACCCGCTGA